The Acidobacteriota bacterium genome contains a region encoding:
- a CDS encoding nucleoside phosphorylase has product MVCAAWICAAAFTRSDGSRRLMARVGIIAAIFREVHPLVRGMEPLKYLPDRRVQMYQNRNAVIAYAGMGHEPAFAAARAVLSVDEISSLLSVGWAGGLNSSAVAGKVVRPVTVVDSVSGKHYSAGGNDGTLVTVERVAGVEEKRRLGEQYQGDYVDMEASAVAECAHQAGLPFHCFKAISDAHDARLPDMNQFNRNGQFSAWRFIAYIAIRPGLWRAVSDMSKTSLDSRDALCRRLEQWIAESVQASASSIQPAARKTAT; this is encoded by the coding sequence ATGGTTTGTGCAGCATGGATATGTGCGGCAGCCTTTACCCGCAGCGATGGGAGTCGCAGGCTAATGGCCCGCGTTGGAATTATTGCCGCCATCTTTCGCGAGGTGCACCCGCTTGTCCGCGGCATGGAGCCCCTCAAGTATCTGCCGGATCGGCGCGTGCAGATGTATCAGAACAGGAATGCTGTCATCGCCTATGCCGGGATGGGACACGAACCCGCCTTCGCCGCAGCACGCGCAGTGTTGTCCGTAGATGAGATCAGCTCGCTGTTGTCGGTTGGATGGGCGGGAGGATTGAATTCGAGCGCGGTTGCAGGCAAGGTCGTGCGTCCTGTGACGGTGGTCGACTCCGTTTCGGGAAAGCATTATTCAGCCGGCGGCAACGATGGTACGTTGGTGACAGTTGAACGAGTCGCCGGGGTCGAAGAAAAGCGGCGGTTGGGCGAGCAATACCAAGGCGACTACGTCGACATGGAGGCGTCTGCGGTCGCCGAATGCGCGCATCAGGCCGGTCTGCCCTTCCACTGCTTCAAAGCCATCTCAGACGCTCATGACGCGCGTCTCCCGGATATGAATCAGTTCAACCGCAACGGCCAATTCAGCGCCTGGCGATTCATCGCTTACATTGCGATTCGCCCGGGACTCTGGCGCGCGGTCTCTGATATGAGCAAAACATCGCTCGATTCTCGCGATGCGCTGTGCAGGCGGTTAGAGCAGTGGATCGCCGAGAGCGTTCAGGCGTCAGCATCCAGCATTCAGCCGGCTGCGAGGAAGACGGCGACTTAA
- a CDS encoding dihydroflavonol 4-reductase, whose translation MKAFVTGATGFVGSHVAELLQQQGAELRLLVRPGTRTDNIDLLRADRVAGQLGDFTSLVRGMAGCDVVFHVAADYRLWVRNPDEMYRVNVDGTLAVMDAARQAGVKRIVYTSSVATMGFLSDGTIVDENTTVDLSDMIGHYKRSKFMAEQAALSAGRAGAPVIIVNPTTPIGERDIKPTPTGRIIVDFLNRNFPAYVDTGLNLADVKEVARGHLLAMEKAKPGERYILGGENLTLKQILDMLAEITGLASPSTRVPHGLALGFAAFDQFFTGVLRRKEPRATLEAVRMGRKKMFASSAKAERELGYRALPVQDALRRAAAWFVQHGYVRQPLPAAMGVAG comes from the coding sequence ATGAAAGCATTCGTTACAGGAGCAACAGGATTCGTCGGCAGCCACGTTGCCGAGCTGCTTCAACAGCAGGGCGCGGAGCTGCGTCTGCTGGTGCGACCCGGAACTCGCACGGACAATATCGATCTTCTTCGCGCCGACCGCGTGGCAGGCCAGCTTGGGGATTTCACCTCGTTGGTCCGGGGCATGGCGGGATGCGACGTGGTCTTTCATGTCGCGGCCGACTATCGGCTGTGGGTGCGCAATCCTGACGAGATGTATCGCGTAAATGTCGACGGCACACTCGCAGTGATGGATGCAGCTCGGCAAGCCGGCGTGAAGCGCATTGTGTATACCAGTTCCGTGGCGACGATGGGATTCCTCTCCGACGGCACGATAGTTGATGAGAACACGACGGTGGATCTGTCTGACATGATCGGTCATTACAAGCGCTCGAAGTTTATGGCCGAACAGGCGGCGCTTAGTGCTGGTCGGGCGGGAGCGCCGGTGATCATCGTGAATCCGACGACTCCGATCGGCGAGCGGGACATCAAGCCCACCCCTACTGGGCGGATCATTGTGGACTTCCTTAATCGCAACTTTCCCGCTTATGTGGATACCGGACTCAATCTCGCGGACGTGAAAGAAGTCGCGCGCGGACATCTATTGGCGATGGAAAAGGCGAAGCCGGGCGAGCGATATATTCTTGGTGGAGAGAACCTCACGTTGAAGCAGATCCTCGATATGCTGGCGGAGATCACCGGCCTTGCGTCGCCCAGCACCAGGGTTCCACATGGACTGGCGTTGGGATTTGCTGCATTCGACCAATTCTTTACGGGCGTGCTGCGCCGCAAGGAACCACGAGCAACGCTTGAAGCCGTGCGCATGGGACGCAAAAAAATGTTCGCTTCATCGGCCAAAGCAGAACGTGAGCTTGGATATCGCGCGTTGCCTGTGCAGGATGCTCTTCGCCGCGCGGCGGCATGGTTTGTGCAGCATGGATATGTGCGGCAGCCTTTACCCGCAGCGATGGGAGTCGCAGGCTAA